One Brassica napus cultivar Da-Ae chromosome A5, Da-Ae, whole genome shotgun sequence DNA window includes the following coding sequences:
- the LOC106450729 gene encoding dehydrogenase/reductase SDR family member 7-like, translated as MLTLLFSSLGLLLLLGLLLKFAFADGDLTLISKKHVKREAIEGKVVWITGASRGIGEVLAKQFASLGAKLILSARNEAELVRVKSELKGKYAPEDVKVLPLDLASGEEGLKGVVEQAVSLFPGAGVDYLVHNAAYERPKSNAVDASEENLKTTFEVNVFGTISLTKLVTPHMLKQGGGHFVVISSAAGKVPSPGQAIYAASKHALQGYFHTLRSEFFQKGIKVTVVCPGPIETSNGTGTSTSEDKKSPEKRVSSERCAELTIIAASHNLKEAWISYQPVLLVMYLVQYMPFLGFWLMDKVGGKRVEVAEKKGNTYSWNLLFQKKTKTN; from the exons ATGCTGACTCTACTCTTCTCCTCTCTCGGACTCCTCCTGCTTCTCGGTCTTCTCCTCAAATTCGCATTCGCCGATG GAGATTTAACTCTGATTTCGAAGAAGCATGTGAAACGCGAAGCCATAGAAGGAAAG GTGGTTTGGATCACAGGGGCTAGCCGTGGAATTG GAGAAGTTCTTGCTAAACAGTTTGCAAGTTTAGGTGCCAAGCTTATTCTCTCTGCTAGGAACGAAGCTGAGTTGGTTCGTGTTAAGAGTGAGCTCAAAG GTAAGTATGCACCAGAAGATGTCAAGGTTCTGCCTTTAGATCTAGCTAGCGGCGAAGAGGGGCTCAAAGGTGTTGTAGAGCAAGCAGTGTCTCTTTTCCCCGGGGCTGGTGTTGATTATTTGGTCCACAATGCTGCCTATGAGCGTCCG AAATCAAATGCAGTGGATGCGAGTGAGGAAAATCTTAAG ACTACATTTGAGGTTAATGTATTTGGGACAATATCTCTCACAAAGTTGGTAACTCCTCATATGTTGAAACAAGGAGGCggtcattttgttgtg ATAAGCAGTGCAGCAGGGAAGGTACCATCACCTGGTCAGGCTATATATGCTGCTTCAAAACATGCTCTGCAGGGCTACTTCCACACCTTACGTTCTGAG TTCTTTCAGAAGGGAATCAAGGTTACTGTGGTTTGTCCGGGTCCAATAGAGACCTCAAATGGTACAGGAACATCAACTTCCGAAGACAAGAAGTCTCCTGAG AAGCGTGTGTCATCTGAACGATGTGCAGAACTGACCATAATCGCTGCATCTCATAACTTAAAAGAAGCTTGGATTTCATATCAGCCAGTACTGCTCGTGATGTATCTAGTGCAGTACATGCCTTTCCTTGGCTTCTGGCTTATGGACAAG GTTGGAGGGAAACGTGTGGAGGTTGCTGAGAAGAAAGGCAACACATACTCATGGAACTTGCTCTTCCAGAAGAAGACTAAAACAAACTGA
- the LOC106450731 gene encoding uncharacterized protein LOC106450731 → MEQPHSPGTKSVDIGECMEPLLRFTLRSHLDETVQSLDLDLPRDLCFHLLEEDDTDSTEEPATARYKILARALSECLTSEEHCLSVDKGSNFENYSNPFHSLGHDLVHMLKKVNFELHVQEPYFTQLKDGLKTTEGRCAVGDYMRISSGSFILFNKCLLLQVQDVRYYTSFSEMLRVEGLSKVLPGVETIEEGVGVYRNFYPEEKERMNGVVAIRVVKPVEQPYAALAGVLSELKSTGIKALLDAYTSRVTSEDL, encoded by the exons ATGGAACAGCCACACTCGCCGGGAACGAAGTCGGTGGATATCGGAGAATGCATGGAACCACTTTTAAGGTTTACCCTGCGCTCTCATTTGGATGAAACAGTTCAAAGTCTCGATCTTGACCTGCCTCGAGATCTCTGCTTCCATCTCCTGGAGGAGGACGATACAGATTCAACTG AAGAACCTGCGACTGCGAGGTACAAGATTCTAGCAAGGGCTTTGTCTGAATGTCTTACTTCCGAGGAGCATTGTTTGTCCGTTGATAAAGGTTCAAACTTTGAGAACTACAGCAACCCGTTTCATAGTTTGGGACATGACTTGGTACAT ATGTTGAAGAAGGTAAACTTCGAGCTTCATGTCCAGGAGCCTTATTTCACACAACTGAAAG ATGGTCTGAAAACTACTGAAGGGAGATGTGCAGTAGGAGACTACATGAG GATAAGTTCAGGatcttttattttgttcaataaatgcTTGCTGCTTCAAGTTCAG GACGTTCGCTATTATACTTCATTCTCAGAAATGCTGAGAGTGGAGGGTCTTTCCAAAGTTCTTCCCGGAGTTGAGACTATAGAAGAAG GTGTTGGAGTTTACCGAAACTTTTACCCTGAAGAGAAGGAAAGAATGAACGGTGTTGTCGCAATTCGTGTTGTAAAACCAGTTGAGCAGCCGTATGCAGCTTTGGCAGGAGTATTGTCT GAGCTCAAGTCCACTGGGATCAAAGCTTTATTGGATGCCTATACATCACGAGTTACATCTGAAGATCTTTGA
- the LOC106450536 gene encoding LOW QUALITY PROTEIN: dehydrogenase/reductase SDR family member 7 (The sequence of the model RefSeq protein was modified relative to this genomic sequence to represent the inferred CDS: inserted 4 bases in 2 codons; deleted 1 base in 1 codon): protein MLTLLFFXLGLLLLLGLLLKFAVADGDFTLISKKEVKCEAIEGKVVWITGANRGIGEALAKQFASLGTKLILSARNEAELFRIKSELKGKYAPEHVKVLRLDLPSSEERLKNVVERAVSLFPGDGVDYLIHNAAYEGPKSNAVDASEENLETTFGVNVFGTISLTKLVTPHMLKRGGGHFVVISSAAGKVPSPGQAIYAASNHALQGYFHTLRSEFFQKGIKVTVVCPGPIETSNGTGTSTSEDKNSPEKRVSSERCAELTIMAASHNLKEAWISYQPVLLVMYLVQYMPSXWLMDKVGGGKRVEVAEKKVS, encoded by the exons ATGCTGACTCTACTCTTCTT TCTCGGACTCCTCCTTCTTCTTGGTCTTCTCCTCAAATTCGCAGTTGCTGACG GGGACTTTACCCTGATTTCCAAGAAGGAAGTGAAGTGCGAAGCCATAGAAGGAAAG GTGGTCTGGATCACAGGGGCTAACCGTGGGATTG GGGAAGCTCTTGCTAAACAGTTTGCTAGTTTAGGTACCAAACTTATTCTTTCTGCTAGGAATGAAGCTGAGCTGTTTCGGATTAAAAGTGAGCTCAAAG GTAAATATGCACCAGAACATGTCAAGGTTTTGCGTTTAGATTTACCTAGCAGCGAAGAGAGGCTCAAAAATGTTGTAGAGCGAGCAGTGTCGCTTTTCCCTGGGGATGGTGTTGATTATTTGATCCACAACGCTGCCTATGAGGGTCCG AAATCAAACGCAGTGGATGCGAGTGAGGAAAATCTTGAG ACTACATTCGGGGTTAATGTATTTGGGACAATATCTCTCACAAAGTTGGTA ACTCCTCATATGCTGAAACGAGGAGGCggtcattttgttgtg ATTAGCAGTGCCGCAGGGAAAGTACCATCACCTGGTCAGGCTATATATGCTGCTTCAAATCATGCTCTGCAGGGCTACTTCCACACCTTACGTTCTGAG TTCTTCCAGAAGGGAATCAAGGTTACTGTTGTTTGTCCCGGTCCAATAGAAACTTCAAATGGTACAGGAACATCAACTTCGGAAGACAAGAACTCTCCTGAG AAGCGTGTGTCATCTGAACGATGTGCAGAACTGACCATAATGGCTGCATCTCATAACTTAAAAGAAGCTTGGATTTCATATCAGCCAGTACTGCTCGTGATGTATCTAGTGCAGTACATGCCTTC CTGGCTCATGGACAAG GTTGGAGGAGGGAAACGAGTGGAGGTTGCAGAAAAGAAAGTGTCTTGA